Proteins encoded within one genomic window of Haloferax volcanii DS2:
- a CDS encoding DUF1028 domain-containing protein produces the protein MTPRPSTFSIVARDPEQDAVGVAVQSKFVSVGSVVPFVSADAGAIATQSFANVTYGPDGLDLLREGHSAEEVVSELTDADDEAPSRQVGVVGADGSIAAFTGDECFDVAGDIQGDHYTVQGNILENEATLDAMAEAFETTDGGLPERLLAALHAGNDAGGDKRGEQSAAMYIAKPEGGYDGGNDRWVDVRVDDHDHPIAELERVFKLYDITLLEREAPAETMSLSGETAEAVLETLSVLGFYDGTPSGEFDDEAVEALESFRGMNNFENHSLAVLEDAIARGWDDVAGGETAGEDESGCEDGTTGADDATDELDGETKLIEAIWQGLSRLDRK, from the coding sequence ATGACACCGCGACCGTCGACCTTCTCAATCGTCGCCCGCGACCCCGAACAGGACGCCGTCGGCGTGGCCGTCCAGTCGAAGTTCGTGAGCGTCGGCTCCGTCGTCCCGTTCGTCAGCGCGGACGCCGGCGCAATCGCCACCCAGAGCTTCGCGAACGTCACCTACGGCCCCGACGGATTGGACCTCCTGCGCGAGGGACACTCGGCCGAGGAAGTCGTTTCCGAACTGACCGACGCCGACGACGAGGCCCCGAGCAGGCAGGTCGGCGTCGTCGGAGCCGACGGGAGCATTGCGGCGTTCACCGGCGACGAGTGTTTCGACGTGGCCGGCGACATCCAAGGCGACCACTACACCGTTCAGGGGAACATCCTCGAAAACGAGGCGACGCTGGACGCGATGGCCGAGGCGTTCGAGACGACCGACGGCGGGCTCCCGGAACGTCTGCTCGCGGCGCTCCACGCCGGCAACGACGCCGGCGGCGACAAGCGCGGCGAGCAGTCCGCGGCGATGTATATCGCCAAGCCCGAGGGCGGTTACGACGGCGGCAACGACCGCTGGGTCGACGTGCGCGTCGACGACCACGACCACCCGATAGCCGAACTCGAACGCGTGTTCAAGCTGTACGACATCACGCTCTTGGAGCGCGAAGCGCCCGCCGAAACCATGTCGCTGTCGGGCGAGACGGCCGAAGCGGTCCTCGAAACGCTGTCGGTGCTCGGCTTCTACGACGGAACCCCGAGCGGCGAGTTCGACGACGAGGCCGTGGAGGCGCTCGAATCGTTCCGGGGCATGAACAACTTCGAGAACCACTCGCTTGCGGTCCTCGAAGACGCCATCGCCCGCGGCTGGGACGACGTTGCTGGCGGGGAGACTGCGGGCGAGGACGAGAGTGGGTGCGAGGACGGAACGACGGGAGCGGACGACGCGACGGACGAACTCGACGGGGAGACGAAGCTCATCGAGGCGATTTGGCAGGGCCTCAGCAGGCTCGACAGGAAGTAG